The following proteins are encoded in a genomic region of Sorangiineae bacterium MSr12523:
- a CDS encoding L,D-transpeptidase, protein MHFSRRILSRAAVLTVSAVSAAIASGAVSAVSLGGCSQDSSPAPNQPDAGAAPSPAPVASNAPSGQDASQPTTKEVADAAWDGPLIGALFMQTPIMSDMEWPIPEGSRIKDPAREKVVRIGYLRKGSKVPVIPEAHRKSNCTDGWYELVQGGFVCGRYATLELNHPTIKLAPHMPYMNAPLPYDYGYNLTHGMPLYRNIPSREERLEYEPWLSGKKVAPRPLQETATVDLDAGVARSIFATAAPPGVNPNDPLGVGTGVSTSSTSSTSEVDASTPWYMQSFDGGKPQITLDELRGEEGGPVVRRMVRGFFLALDKQEEHPENHSKWWKTTGGNVVPFERVVVQRLLTDFHGVWLQDMPPGIPTISGNPPNGDAGAGEAGAPQVVPLPTKLPVGFILWRGHKWTLPEGNKRAVRGEALPRFTAVGLTGKSVSIGGFGYWETEEGWWMRNADGQVAKATTPPKDLGPNEKWIDVNLKTQTVVLYQGAQPVYVTVASTGKKDPIKEKNHETKPGSFRIREKHIAATMDGDVASDGPYSIEDVPWIMYFNGSIALHGAFWHSNFGRERSHGCVNLSPLDARAIFQWTDPPLPEGWHGVMSTQERPGTRVVVREE, encoded by the coding sequence ATGCATTTTTCTCGCCGAATCCTATCGAGAGCCGCCGTTCTGACCGTCTCTGCGGTCAGCGCAGCCATCGCATCGGGCGCCGTCTCTGCAGTTTCTCTGGGGGGATGCAGCCAAGACTCGTCTCCCGCACCGAACCAGCCCGATGCGGGCGCGGCACCTTCGCCTGCGCCGGTCGCGAGCAACGCGCCGAGCGGGCAAGACGCTTCGCAGCCTACGACGAAAGAGGTCGCCGATGCGGCCTGGGATGGCCCGCTGATTGGTGCGCTGTTCATGCAGACGCCCATCATGAGCGACATGGAATGGCCCATCCCGGAGGGTTCGCGCATCAAGGATCCGGCTCGGGAGAAGGTGGTTCGCATCGGGTACCTGCGGAAGGGTTCCAAAGTACCGGTCATTCCCGAGGCGCACCGGAAATCGAACTGCACCGACGGCTGGTACGAGCTCGTTCAAGGCGGGTTCGTCTGCGGACGGTACGCCACGTTGGAGCTGAATCATCCGACGATCAAGCTGGCTCCGCATATGCCGTACATGAATGCGCCACTGCCCTACGACTACGGCTACAACCTGACGCACGGGATGCCGCTCTACCGCAACATCCCGTCGCGCGAAGAGCGGCTCGAATACGAGCCTTGGCTCTCTGGAAAAAAGGTCGCACCGCGCCCGCTCCAAGAGACGGCTACGGTGGACCTCGATGCAGGGGTCGCACGAAGCATCTTTGCGACTGCGGCGCCGCCAGGGGTCAACCCCAACGACCCGCTCGGCGTCGGCACCGGGGTCTCGACCAGCTCGACCAGCTCCACCAGCGAGGTGGACGCGTCCACGCCGTGGTACATGCAAAGTTTCGACGGTGGGAAACCGCAGATCACCCTTGATGAGCTTCGGGGCGAAGAAGGCGGGCCGGTGGTGCGGCGCATGGTGCGCGGCTTCTTCCTGGCGCTCGACAAGCAGGAAGAGCACCCCGAGAACCACTCGAAGTGGTGGAAGACCACCGGCGGCAATGTCGTGCCGTTCGAGCGCGTGGTCGTGCAGCGCCTGCTCACGGATTTTCACGGTGTGTGGCTGCAAGACATGCCGCCCGGCATCCCAACGATCTCGGGCAACCCGCCCAACGGCGACGCCGGTGCCGGCGAGGCGGGTGCGCCGCAGGTGGTGCCACTTCCCACGAAGCTTCCCGTCGGATTCATCCTGTGGCGTGGCCACAAATGGACGTTGCCCGAGGGAAACAAGCGCGCCGTCCGCGGCGAGGCCCTCCCCCGCTTCACCGCCGTGGGGCTGACCGGCAAGAGCGTCAGCATCGGTGGTTTCGGCTACTGGGAGACCGAGGAGGGCTGGTGGATGCGCAACGCCGACGGCCAAGTTGCCAAGGCCACCACGCCGCCGAAGGACCTGGGCCCGAACGAAAAATGGATCGACGTCAACCTGAAGACGCAGACCGTGGTCCTCTATCAGGGCGCCCAGCCGGTTTATGTCACGGTCGCTTCCACGGGGAAGAAAGATCCCATCAAGGAAAAGAACCACGAGACCAAGCCGGGCTCGTTCCGCATCCGTGAAAAGCACATTGCGGCGACCATGGATGGCGATGTCGCGAGCGATGGGCCCTACTCGATCGAGGACGTGCCCTGGATCATGTACTTCAACGGCAGCATCGCCCTCCACGGAGCCTTCTGGCACTCGAACTTCGGCCGGGAGCGCAGCCATGGCTGCGTGAACCTTTCTCCCTTGGATGCGCGCGCCATTTTCCAGTGGACGGATCCCCCCCTCCCGGAAGGGTGGCACGGGGTCATGAGCACGCAGGAACGGCCTGGAACGCGGGTGGTGGTCCGCGAGGAGTAA
- a CDS encoding ABC transporter substrate-binding protein, whose protein sequence is MLSLALLATGCRDSRRGGDKGPLTIIVGGIDKVIYLPAKLSEQLGYFKEEGLEVRLLSEQAGATAEISLIAGDAQGVVGFYDHTIDLQTKGKCITSVVQMANIPGEVEVVATAKAESIKSPADFKGKKLGFTSPGSSTDFLTQYLALRHGVPTSQYTGVKAGAGSTFIAALDQGSIDAGMTTDPTVAQLLSTGKAKVMLDMRTDEGTRAALGGLYPASALYMNCEYVALHKLVVQKLANALVKGLRFIRDHAAEEIAAKMPADFGGGNPAIYVKAIHDSKSMFNADGRMSKEGAQNVLEVLSHCSPSVRGKRNYIDLGKTYTTEFVDKAGAAP, encoded by the coding sequence ATGCTCTCCCTGGCATTGCTGGCCACCGGCTGCCGCGATTCACGCCGTGGCGGGGACAAAGGCCCATTGACCATCATTGTCGGCGGCATCGACAAGGTGATTTATCTGCCTGCGAAGCTCAGTGAACAATTGGGCTATTTCAAAGAGGAGGGCCTCGAGGTCCGGCTCCTCTCCGAGCAGGCCGGCGCGACCGCGGAAATTTCGCTCATCGCCGGCGATGCGCAAGGCGTCGTTGGCTTTTACGACCACACGATCGACCTGCAAACCAAGGGAAAATGCATCACCAGCGTGGTGCAGATGGCCAACATCCCCGGCGAGGTGGAGGTCGTCGCCACCGCCAAGGCGGAGTCGATCAAGAGCCCCGCGGACTTCAAAGGAAAGAAACTGGGGTTCACCAGCCCCGGTTCGTCCACCGATTTTCTGACGCAGTATTTGGCATTGCGCCACGGCGTGCCGACGTCGCAATACACGGGGGTGAAGGCGGGGGCGGGGTCCACCTTCATTGCCGCGCTCGATCAGGGCAGCATCGATGCGGGCATGACCACCGATCCGACGGTGGCGCAACTCTTGAGTACCGGCAAGGCCAAGGTGATGCTGGACATGCGCACCGACGAGGGCACCCGGGCCGCGCTGGGCGGGCTCTATCCGGCGAGCGCGTTGTACATGAATTGCGAATACGTGGCGCTGCACAAGCTGGTGGTGCAAAAGCTGGCCAATGCATTGGTAAAGGGATTGCGCTTCATTCGCGATCACGCGGCGGAGGAAATCGCCGCGAAGATGCCCGCGGACTTCGGCGGCGGAAACCCCGCGATTTACGTCAAAGCAATCCACGATAGCAAATCGATGTTCAATGCCGACGGGCGCATGTCCAAAGAGGGCGCACAGAACGTGCTCGAGGTGTTGAGCCACTGTTCGCCCTCCGTCCGAGGCAAACGGAATTACATCGATCTGGGCAAGACGTACACGACCGAATTCGTCGACAAAGCGGGGGCGGCGCCATGA
- a CDS encoding ABC transporter permease: MKIWALRLLLVAAWLVSWELTATYWIDPFFYSKPSLVWQKLVEWFVMGTSQGTIWEQIVVTLEEAVFGFVLGASAGVLLGILLGQKPVLADIFAPFIKAANAVPRIVLASLFVIWFGLIGQTSKIATAFVLVFFAVFFNAFQGAREVDKNLVNNARILGASPFQILTTIVVPSATSWILASLHSAFGFALIGAVVGEVVGADKGLGLLINRSQGNFDSAGIYAGMIVVTVLALVAEWVLTALEKRLLKWRPPSANTDAQV; this comes from the coding sequence ATGAAAATCTGGGCGCTGCGCCTGCTCCTGGTGGCGGCATGGCTGGTCAGCTGGGAGCTCACGGCGACGTATTGGATCGACCCGTTCTTCTACTCCAAGCCGTCCCTCGTCTGGCAGAAGCTCGTCGAGTGGTTCGTCATGGGCACGAGCCAGGGAACCATCTGGGAGCAGATCGTCGTCACGCTCGAAGAAGCCGTCTTCGGTTTCGTATTGGGCGCATCGGCGGGTGTGCTCTTGGGGATTCTGCTCGGGCAAAAGCCGGTGCTCGCGGACATCTTCGCGCCGTTCATCAAGGCAGCGAACGCGGTTCCGCGCATCGTGCTCGCATCGCTGTTCGTCATCTGGTTCGGCCTCATCGGGCAAACCTCGAAGATTGCGACGGCCTTCGTTCTGGTCTTCTTCGCCGTCTTCTTCAACGCCTTCCAGGGCGCGCGCGAGGTGGACAAAAACCTGGTCAACAATGCGCGGATTCTCGGGGCGAGCCCCTTTCAAATCCTGACGACCATCGTCGTTCCCAGCGCCACGTCATGGATCCTGGCATCGCTCCACTCGGCCTTTGGCTTCGCACTGATTGGTGCGGTGGTCGGCGAGGTCGTGGGCGCCGACAAGGGCCTCGGCCTTTTGATCAATCGCTCGCAGGGCAATTTCGATTCGGCGGGCATTTATGCCGGCATGATCGTGGTCACGGTGCTCGCGTTGGTGGCCGAATGGGTCCTGACGGCATTGGAGAAGCGGCTGTTGAAGTGGCGCCCGCCGTCGGCGAACACGGATGCACAGGTGTGA
- a CDS encoding FKBP-type peptidyl-prolyl cis-trans isomerase, translating to MEIVDEVVGTGREAKSGDKVKVHYTGTLMNGKKFDSSRDRGDPFEFKLGAGSVIKGWDQGVVGMKIGGKRKLTIPYDLAYGEAGHPPDIPAKAALKFDVELIAIE from the coding sequence CTGGAAATCGTCGACGAGGTCGTGGGCACCGGCCGCGAGGCGAAGTCCGGGGACAAGGTCAAGGTGCACTACACGGGCACGTTGATGAACGGGAAGAAGTTCGACAGCTCGCGCGACCGCGGCGATCCCTTCGAGTTCAAGCTGGGCGCCGGCAGCGTCATCAAAGGCTGGGACCAAGGCGTCGTGGGCATGAAGATCGGCGGCAAGCGAAAGCTGACCATCCCGTACGACTTGGCCTACGGCGAAGCGGGGCACCCGCCGGACATCCCGGCAAAAGCGGCCTTGAAGTTCGACGTCGAGCTCATTGCGATCGAATGA
- a CDS encoding tetratricopeptide repeat protein, whose product MNQLSAHLDRGWDLAQKGDATGAIACARRALELDPQSPEVHNLLGFSAALAGDCDDALDHYKQAIALDETYLEAMLNAAEILTYPMGEWDEAIAMCEDALEYAETPEEIADCVLLKVDALMGKGKTEEAAKAMAIIPEGPFEHPSYVFLIGRAYYEIGQIDKAAPLIEEAVRRDPSSPDAQYYLGLVRDERGDQRGATESFLRARMLDAVRAAPPWSPSPEAFGRMVRSVIEKLDALLGRYVREAEVYVVDVPGAELVVDGVDPRAIMILDRLPPSSSPDGANGVDTGRSVRIFVYQRNVERAAGSLDAIEDELSRALEREITSVFLESDEPPPKHQLN is encoded by the coding sequence GTGAATCAACTCTCGGCCCACCTCGATCGCGGATGGGATTTGGCTCAAAAGGGGGATGCTACCGGCGCCATCGCGTGCGCGCGTCGCGCCTTGGAGCTCGACCCGCAGTCACCTGAAGTCCACAACCTTTTGGGCTTTAGCGCGGCGTTGGCAGGTGACTGCGACGACGCGCTCGACCACTACAAGCAAGCCATTGCTCTGGACGAAACGTACCTGGAGGCGATGCTCAACGCTGCAGAGATTCTCACCTATCCCATGGGCGAGTGGGACGAGGCGATCGCCATGTGCGAAGACGCGCTCGAATACGCAGAAACGCCCGAGGAGATTGCCGACTGCGTGCTCCTGAAGGTGGACGCACTCATGGGCAAAGGAAAGACCGAGGAGGCAGCCAAAGCCATGGCGATCATTCCCGAAGGACCGTTCGAACACCCCAGCTACGTTTTCCTCATCGGGCGGGCGTATTACGAGATTGGCCAGATCGACAAGGCCGCCCCGCTCATCGAGGAAGCCGTCCGCCGGGATCCTTCGTCGCCCGATGCACAGTATTACTTGGGCCTCGTTCGGGACGAGCGGGGCGACCAACGCGGCGCCACCGAGTCGTTTCTTCGCGCGCGCATGCTCGATGCCGTGCGGGCTGCCCCGCCCTGGTCGCCGTCGCCGGAGGCCTTCGGGCGCATGGTGCGGTCGGTCATCGAGAAGCTCGACGCGCTTCTCGGCCGCTACGTCCGCGAGGCGGAGGTGTACGTGGTCGATGTGCCGGGTGCGGAGCTCGTGGTCGACGGCGTCGATCCGCGGGCGATCATGATCCTGGACCGCCTGCCGCCATCGAGCAGCCCAGATGGCGCCAATGGCGTTGACACCGGGCGCTCCGTCCGCATTTTCGTGTACCAGCGCAACGTGGAGCGCGCCGCCGGCTCGCTCGACGCCATCGAGGACGAGCTTTCCCGCGCCCTCGAACGCGAAATCACGTCCGTTTTCCTGGAATCGGACGAGCCCCCGCCCAAGCACCAATTGAACTAG
- a CDS encoding ArsR family transcriptional regulator translates to METRGLSKETRALWANEIAVSNVVGRLIEFWGFKRNMGRVWAVLYLSPDPLSAEDLRQLLKLSSGAVSMTLSELSRWGVVRKVWVQGERRDFYAAEVQLWRMISRVFNEREKGEITMAIDAFEEALAMLDTIQLGRDADAKTRARVELQRTRIGQLLELARLGQRLLDVFLSTAKIDAEPLVRFLLGTRNEPRS, encoded by the coding sequence ATGGAAACACGGGGGCTGAGCAAAGAGACGCGCGCGTTGTGGGCGAATGAAATCGCCGTCAGCAACGTGGTGGGGCGCCTCATCGAGTTCTGGGGCTTCAAACGGAACATGGGCCGCGTCTGGGCAGTGTTGTATCTATCGCCTGACCCGCTCAGCGCCGAGGACCTGCGACAACTCCTCAAGCTCTCGAGCGGGGCGGTCAGCATGACCCTGAGTGAGCTCTCGCGATGGGGTGTCGTCCGCAAGGTCTGGGTGCAGGGTGAGCGAAGAGACTTCTATGCGGCGGAGGTGCAGCTTTGGCGGATGATCTCCCGCGTGTTCAACGAACGCGAAAAGGGGGAGATCACGATGGCCATCGACGCCTTCGAGGAGGCGCTCGCCATGCTGGACACGATTCAACTGGGGCGCGACGCGGACGCGAAGACACGGGCCCGGGTGGAGCTGCAACGCACGCGCATCGGCCAACTCCTCGAGCTGGCGCGCCTCGGGCAGCGACTGCTCGACGTCTTTCTCTCGACGGCGAAGATCGATGCCGAGCCGCTCGTGCGCTTTCTGCTCGGCACCCGCAACGAGCCGCGTTCTTAG
- a CDS encoding response regulator, with protein sequence MIRVLVVEDDFRVAQVNAAFAERVPGFNVVGTARSAAEARQLARELSPDLVLLDSYLPDGSGIALLRELEADAILLTAASDAESVRAAFAAGALNYVIKPFTAEQLHERLTAYAQYRAHLAVPTKTLSQEDIDRAFRLLHEGDRPPAAKGQSPVTAKLVGDALRAADGPRSAAELATDLGIARATVQRYLAALAQEGTVRMTLRYGATGRPEHQYEWDRR encoded by the coding sequence ATGATCCGCGTGCTGGTCGTGGAGGACGACTTCCGCGTCGCCCAGGTGAACGCGGCCTTCGCCGAGCGCGTGCCGGGGTTCAACGTCGTGGGAACGGCCCGCAGCGCAGCGGAGGCGCGGCAGCTGGCCCGTGAGCTTTCGCCCGATCTGGTGCTGCTCGATTCGTATTTGCCCGATGGTTCCGGCATCGCGCTTTTGCGCGAGCTCGAGGCGGACGCGATCCTTCTCACGGCCGCGTCGGACGCCGAATCGGTGCGCGCCGCCTTTGCCGCGGGCGCGTTGAACTACGTCATCAAGCCGTTCACGGCGGAGCAGCTGCACGAACGACTCACGGCGTACGCGCAGTACCGGGCGCATTTGGCCGTGCCGACGAAAACGCTGTCGCAGGAGGACATCGACCGCGCCTTCCGCCTGCTGCACGAGGGCGATCGCCCGCCCGCCGCCAAAGGCCAATCCCCCGTCACCGCGAAGCTCGTGGGCGATGCACTCCGCGCCGCCGACGGCCCGCGCTCCGCGGCCGAACTGGCAACGGATCTCGGCATCGCCCGCGCGACGGTGCAACGCTACCTCGCCGCCCTGGCCCAAGAAGGCACCGTGCGCATGACCCTCCGCTACGGCGCCACGGGCCGCCCCGAGCACCAATACGAATGGGACCGGCGCTAA
- a CDS encoding formylglycine-generating enzyme family protein, with product MARVTWMGAFGISAGALLILAAAACSLAFDAGALSQGSAPPKDGGQDGSGPGLEGGAAACPGTQGPPSVRVGNGAGVSFCIDATEVTIDQYRLFVQAKNGDTSGQPPECAFNTNYAPQLEDGSPVPGGVAGDSPVTYVDWCDAFAYCAWANKRLCGRVGGGHAPAATPGDPAQSQWMFACSHGGARAYAYGAAFDTSACNDGAEGVVEIAPVKSFPGCVGGFEGIFDMSGNAGEWEDACNASGNCLTRGGSSWDFREPQRDRFACGIPYSSAGDPRTSRYADVGFRCCAD from the coding sequence GTGGCTCGAGTCACCTGGATGGGCGCCTTCGGTATTTCCGCGGGCGCTCTTCTCATTTTGGCCGCGGCGGCGTGTTCCCTCGCCTTCGACGCCGGAGCTCTCTCGCAAGGAAGCGCGCCGCCGAAGGACGGCGGCCAGGATGGGTCCGGACCGGGCCTCGAAGGAGGTGCGGCGGCGTGTCCCGGAACGCAAGGCCCCCCGTCCGTGCGCGTGGGCAACGGAGCGGGTGTTTCTTTTTGCATCGATGCGACCGAGGTGACGATCGACCAATACCGGCTCTTCGTGCAGGCGAAAAACGGCGACACGAGCGGACAGCCGCCCGAGTGCGCGTTCAATACGAATTACGCGCCGCAGCTCGAAGACGGCAGCCCCGTCCCCGGCGGCGTGGCCGGGGACAGCCCGGTGACCTACGTCGACTGGTGCGACGCCTTCGCCTACTGCGCCTGGGCGAACAAGCGACTCTGCGGGCGCGTGGGCGGCGGCCACGCCCCGGCCGCAACGCCGGGCGATCCGGCGCAGAGCCAGTGGATGTTCGCCTGCTCGCACGGCGGCGCACGCGCCTATGCGTACGGCGCTGCCTTCGACACCTCGGCGTGCAACGACGGTGCAGAGGGCGTGGTCGAAATCGCGCCCGTGAAGTCGTTTCCCGGGTGCGTCGGAGGCTTCGAGGGCATCTTCGACATGAGCGGCAACGCGGGCGAATGGGAGGACGCCTGCAACGCCAGCGGCAACTGCCTTACCCGCGGCGGCTCCTCGTGGGACTTCCGCGAGCCCCAGCGCGACCGCTTCGCGTGCGGCATCCCCTACTCGTCCGCGGGCGATCCGCGCACGAGCCGCTACGCCGACGTCGGCTTCCGCTGCTGCGCGGATTGA
- a CDS encoding ABC transporter ATP-binding protein: MTDKPADPLIEIRGATKRFRSAGGVHTAVRDLTMTVGRGEFVAVAGPTGCGKSTTLSLVSGLELATEGETRVRGQLVNGIPAGVGYMFQNDAILPWRTVLDNVAMGPRYRGASKAEARDRARAWVEKVGLAGFESYYPHQLSGGMRKRVALAQTLVNEPSILLMDEPFSALDVQTRALMQDELLRLWSGTGAAVIFVTHDLEEAIVLADRVVVMTCSPATVKGSFTVPLERPRHVEEIRLTTEFLEIYKEIWESLRQEVDKTRERGARRVA, translated from the coding sequence ATGACCGACAAGCCTGCAGATCCCCTGATTGAAATCCGCGGTGCCACCAAGCGATTCCGAAGTGCCGGCGGCGTCCACACCGCGGTGCGCGATCTCACCATGACGGTGGGACGCGGAGAGTTCGTCGCGGTGGCCGGGCCCACGGGCTGCGGAAAATCGACCACGCTGTCGCTCGTGTCGGGCCTGGAGCTCGCGACGGAGGGCGAGACGCGGGTGCGCGGGCAGCTGGTGAACGGCATCCCCGCCGGCGTCGGCTACATGTTCCAAAACGACGCCATCCTGCCCTGGCGCACGGTGCTCGACAACGTGGCCATGGGCCCGCGCTACCGTGGCGCGAGCAAGGCCGAGGCGCGCGATCGGGCGAGGGCGTGGGTCGAAAAGGTAGGCCTCGCGGGCTTCGAGAGCTACTACCCGCACCAGCTCTCCGGCGGCATGCGCAAGCGCGTGGCCTTGGCGCAAACCTTGGTGAACGAGCCATCCATTTTGCTCATGGACGAGCCCTTCAGCGCGCTCGACGTGCAAACGCGCGCGCTCATGCAAGACGAACTTTTGCGCCTTTGGTCGGGCACCGGCGCGGCCGTGATTTTCGTCACCCACGATCTCGAGGAGGCCATCGTGCTGGCCGATCGCGTGGTGGTCATGACCTGTAGTCCCGCCACCGTGAAGGGCTCCTTCACCGTGCCGCTCGAGCGCCCGCGCCACGTGGAGGAGATCCGCCTCACCACCGAGTTCCTGGAGATCTACAAGGAGATCTGGGAGTCGCTGCGCCAGGAAGTCGACAAGACCCGCGAGCGAGGTGCCCGCCGTGTCGCGTGA
- a CDS encoding ATP-binding protein: protein MRAMVPARMPFTRQMLLLQIGLVTLVVAVGFVLTAWILSDSLIEQYQRRALAVAESVSTDTVVGDAVANADPEHIVQARAEAVRIATGAAFVVVTDREGIRYAHPTPEKLGQRVSTDHTEVVGGKKVINLQHGTLGLSARGKVPLFDHTGAIVGEVSVGFNADGIYDRLWSLLLVAAPLAVAALLLGVAGSALLARLLKQRTFGLEPHELAELVQQREALRELDSIHRLEGALRAQRHEFANRLHALSGLLQMQHHQEAMEYVQALSGTPMLKPGTLTIPDEALRDPCLHAFLSAKTLAAQEKGVSLEVAETTWITTKVIAPVAVTTVVGNLVDNALEAAKLGSRRPARVEIDLLADGTTLHVSVIDSGDGVPDGLRESIFLEGVSTREGDGRGLGLALTRQAARSLGGDVRLTDPGGGEHGAVFVARLPEVLA, encoded by the coding sequence ATGCGAGCAATGGTGCCGGCGCGCATGCCCTTCACCCGGCAGATGTTGCTGCTTCAGATCGGGCTCGTGACCTTGGTGGTGGCGGTGGGCTTCGTGCTGACGGCGTGGATCCTCAGCGACAGCTTGATCGAGCAGTACCAGCGGCGCGCCCTGGCGGTCGCGGAAAGTGTGTCGACCGACACGGTGGTCGGCGATGCCGTGGCGAACGCCGATCCCGAGCATATCGTGCAGGCCCGCGCGGAGGCCGTTCGCATCGCCACGGGCGCCGCCTTCGTCGTCGTCACGGATCGCGAGGGCATTCGCTACGCGCACCCCACGCCGGAAAAACTCGGGCAGCGCGTCAGCACCGACCACACCGAGGTGGTCGGCGGCAAGAAGGTGATCAACCTGCAACACGGCACCTTGGGCTTGTCGGCCCGCGGCAAGGTGCCGCTGTTCGACCACACGGGCGCGATCGTGGGGGAGGTCAGCGTCGGATTCAACGCCGACGGCATCTACGACCGACTCTGGTCGCTGCTGCTCGTGGCCGCACCGTTGGCCGTCGCGGCCCTTTTGCTCGGCGTCGCGGGATCGGCGCTGCTGGCGCGGCTGCTGAAGCAGCGCACCTTCGGCCTGGAGCCCCACGAGCTCGCGGAGCTCGTGCAACAGCGCGAGGCGCTGCGCGAGCTGGACTCGATCCACCGCCTCGAGGGCGCGCTGCGCGCGCAGCGGCACGAGTTTGCCAATCGGCTGCATGCGCTCTCGGGCCTGTTGCAGATGCAGCACCACCAAGAGGCCATGGAGTACGTGCAGGCGCTGTCGGGCACGCCCATGTTGAAGCCGGGCACGTTGACCATTCCGGACGAGGCGCTGCGCGATCCCTGCCTGCATGCGTTTCTCTCGGCGAAGACTCTGGCGGCGCAGGAAAAGGGTGTCTCGCTGGAGGTCGCGGAGACGACATGGATCACGACCAAGGTGATCGCGCCGGTGGCGGTCACCACGGTGGTGGGCAACCTCGTCGACAATGCGCTGGAGGCGGCCAAACTCGGGAGCCGGCGACCCGCCCGTGTGGAGATCGATCTCCTCGCCGACGGCACGACGTTGCACGTCTCGGTGATCGACAGCGGCGACGGCGTGCCCGATGGCTTGCGCGAGTCCATCTTTCTCGAGGGCGTCTCCACGCGCGAGGGCGATGGCCGGGGACTGGGGCTCGCACTGACGCGGCAAGCGGCGCGCAGTCTTGGCGGCGACGTGCGGCTGACCGATCCCGGCGGCGGCGAGCATGGCGCGGTGTTCGTGGCGCGCCTGCCCGAGGTGCTCGCATGA